The DNA segment TCGTCGAGGATGCGGCGTTCTCTGATGCCTGTGCGGGATGTGATCCACTCGTCGGATGTATCGACCATTTTTTCGAGGTCGGCATTGGTCAGCTTTTGTTCTGGTACGTAGTGCCCCACCCCGCTGATGGTGGCTGTAAGGGGATACATAATAATTACTCTGCTCCTCAAAGTCTGCGCGACATTAGACCAAACTAAAAGCCGTCGGTTTCAATAACTTCGCGCCCATTGTAATAACCGCAATTTCCACAGACCCGATGGGGTATTTTTTGCTGCCCGCAGTTGGGGCATTCGTTAAAGGTGGGTTGACGCAGTTTCCAATTGGCACGGCGTTTACCGGTGCGAGAATTTGAACTTTTTCGTTTGGGATTAGCCATGGGATATTCCTTTTTAATTGATGCTCTGTTTACTGTTCGCTTTCTTTGAGTGCGCGGAGTGCATCCCAACGTGGATCGTGGCTCTTTTCACGCTCGTATTCCAGCAATTCGTGGGGATCTTGTTCATAGCGTTCACAAGGGCCAGAAGGAGATGCAGCGCATGTTGGAATCATGGGTAGTTCGAGCAAAATGTAATCTTTTACGTCATTACCCAGGTCTATTTCGCCGGGTTCTTCATTGAGCCAAATCAGCGTTTCATCATCGTCATCGTCCATCTGGTCGGGACGACCTTTTTGAAAGACGAATGTGTATGAGATGGCGATGGGGAATTCGATGGGTTCCAGGCACCGCGCGCATTCGGGGCGCACCAGACAGGTGGTTTGCCCTTTGGCCGAGAGCGAGTCGCCGTATTTGTACACGACGAGACGGGTGTTTATGGCACCTGTAAATTGGGTGTCTTCTTCGGTAATGTGCAGGTCGGCTGGCGTTTCTTCAAACGCAAATTCGGTTTCGCCTTCCTGTATATCTCTCAGGTCGATTTTCATAGGGTAGCTGACTGCGTTTAGCCAAAGAAGAAAGCCACTTCTTTGGCCGCGTTTTCCAGTGAGTCCGAGGCGTGTACGGCATTGTTTTGAATATCGGTTGCAAAGTCTTTGCGAATGGTGCCTTCCGCGGCTTCTTCGGGATTGGTGCTGCCAATGACTTCGCGCAAAAATGCAACGGCATTGTCTCGATTGAGTGCCATGGGCACACAGGGGCCAGAGGTCATAAAATCGAGCAGGTCGTTGTAAAAAGGCCGTTGGCGATGTACTGCATAAAACTCGGCGGCCTGTTGGCGCGTGAGGCGAACCATTTTTAGGTTTACAATCCGAAAGTTTTTTTCTTCGAGACGGCGGATGATTTCACCGATTACATTTTGTGCAACAGCGTCGGGTTTGAC comes from the Gemmatimonadota bacterium genome and includes:
- a CDS encoding DUF177 domain-containing protein, whose product is MKIDLRDIQEGETEFAFEETPADLHITEEDTQFTGAINTRLVVYKYGDSLSAKGQTTCLVRPECARCLEPIEFPIAISYTFVFQKGRPDQMDDDDDETLIWLNEEPGEIDLGNDVKDYILLELPMIPTCAASPSGPCERYEQDPHELLEYEREKSHDPRWDALRALKESEQ
- the rpmF gene encoding 50S ribosomal protein L32, which translates into the protein MANPKRKSSNSRTGKRRANWKLRQPTFNECPNCGQQKIPHRVCGNCGYYNGREVIETDGF
- the ndk gene encoding nucleoside-diphosphate kinase, translated to MERTLLIVKPDAVAQNVIGEIIRRLEEKNFRIVNLKMVRLTRQQAAEFYAVHRQRPFYNDLLDFMTSGPCVPMALNRDNAVAFLREVIGSTNPEEAAEGTIRKDFATDIQNNAVHASDSLENAAKEVAFFFG